A genomic window from Streptomyces sp. NBC_01429 includes:
- a CDS encoding 3-hydroxyacyl-CoA dehydrogenase gives MTAIEPHRVVAVVGTGTMGQGIAQVALVAGHPVRLYDAVPGRAEQAATALAARLGRLVEKGRLDASARDTALTRLHPATDLAELSDAALVAEAVLERLSVKQELFAALEDVVAEDCLLATNTSSLSVTAVAGALRHPGRFLGLHFFNPAPLLPLVEVVSGAATDPAAAERAHATAGAWGKTPIRCADTPGFIVNRVARPFYAEALRVYEEGAADPATIDAVLRECGGFRMGPFELTDLIGQDVNEAVTRSVWESFFQDVRFTPSLAQRRLVESGRLGRKTGRGWYAYGADATRAEAHTAAPERAPASVTVRGDLLAAAALPGLIQEAGIAVVLEEDGVAGYPGWIELSDGTRLFLADGSAADDAAMPVVHFDLALDYRAATRVALAPAAGVTATALAEAVGLFQALGKDVSVIADVPGLIVARTVAMLADFALDAAARRVAAPEDIDTAMRLGVNYPRGPVEWGTELGARWVRDTLEALHEEYPTGRYAPSQALRRLAAAQEDDAS, from the coding sequence ATGACAGCAATCGAGCCGCACCGCGTCGTCGCGGTCGTCGGCACCGGCACGATGGGGCAGGGCATAGCGCAGGTGGCGCTGGTCGCCGGTCACCCCGTACGGCTCTACGACGCCGTGCCGGGCCGGGCGGAACAGGCGGCCACCGCTCTCGCCGCACGCCTCGGCCGGCTGGTCGAGAAGGGCCGCCTCGACGCCTCGGCGCGCGACACGGCGCTGACCCGGCTGCACCCCGCCACCGACCTCGCCGAACTGTCCGACGCCGCGCTCGTGGCCGAAGCCGTCCTGGAGCGGCTCTCCGTCAAACAGGAGCTGTTCGCGGCGCTGGAGGACGTCGTGGCCGAGGACTGTCTGCTCGCCACCAACACCTCCTCCCTCTCCGTCACGGCCGTCGCGGGCGCGCTGCGCCACCCCGGCCGCTTCCTCGGACTGCACTTCTTCAACCCGGCGCCGCTCCTCCCGCTCGTGGAGGTCGTCAGCGGCGCCGCGACCGACCCGGCCGCCGCCGAGCGCGCGCACGCGACGGCCGGCGCCTGGGGCAAGACCCCCATACGCTGCGCAGACACCCCGGGCTTCATCGTCAACCGCGTCGCGCGCCCCTTCTACGCCGAGGCGCTGCGGGTGTACGAGGAGGGGGCCGCCGACCCCGCCACGATCGACGCCGTCCTGCGTGAGTGCGGCGGCTTCCGGATGGGCCCCTTCGAGCTGACCGATCTGATCGGCCAGGACGTCAACGAGGCCGTCACCCGATCGGTCTGGGAGTCCTTCTTCCAGGACGTGCGGTTCACGCCCTCGCTCGCGCAGCGCCGGCTCGTGGAGTCGGGGCGGCTGGGCCGCAAGACGGGGCGGGGATGGTACGCGTACGGAGCGGACGCCACGCGCGCCGAGGCGCACACGGCCGCCCCGGAGCGGGCGCCCGCGTCCGTCACGGTCCGGGGCGATCTCCTCGCCGCCGCCGCGCTGCCCGGACTGATCCAGGAGGCGGGTATCGCCGTCGTCCTCGAAGAGGACGGTGTCGCGGGCTACCCGGGATGGATCGAACTGTCCGACGGCACGCGGCTGTTCCTCGCGGACGGGTCGGCGGCCGACGACGCGGCCATGCCCGTCGTCCACTTCGATCTGGCGCTGGACTACCGGGCCGCGACCCGCGTCGCGCTCGCTCCCGCCGCCGGGGTCACCGCGACGGCCCTGGCGGAGGCCGTCGGGCTCTTCCAGGCGCTCGGCAAGGACGTCAGCGTCATCGCCGACGTCCCCGGCCTGATCGTGGCCCGTACGGTCGCGATGCTCGCGGACTTCGCGCTGGACGCGGCGGCGCGCCGGGTGGCCGCCCCCGAGGACATCGACACCGCGATGCGGCTCGGCGTCAACTACCCGCGCGGTCCCGTCGAGTGGGGCACGGAACTCGGCGCGCGGTGGGTGCGGGACACCCTGGAGGCCCTGCACGAGGAGTACCCCACCGGCCGCTACGCCCCTTCCCAGGCCCTGCGCCGCCTGGCCGCCGCCCAGGAGGACGACGCCTCATGA
- a CDS encoding TetR/AcrR family transcriptional regulator, whose translation MTTPKRDTYTPETLLTVAVRVFNERGYDGTSMEHLSKAAGISKSSIYHHVVGKEELLRRAVSRALDGLFGILGEEGATRGRAIARVEYVTRRTVEVLMAELPYVTLLLRVRGNTQTERWAMERRREFDQRVADLLKAAAADGDLRADMDIRLATRLLFGMVNSLVEWYRPQAAGGYDREQVADAVVRLAFDGLRTAPQKAS comes from the coding sequence ATGACCACCCCCAAGCGCGACACCTACACGCCCGAGACCCTGCTGACCGTGGCCGTCCGCGTCTTCAACGAGCGCGGCTACGACGGCACGTCCATGGAGCACCTCTCGAAGGCCGCCGGGATCTCCAAGTCCTCGATATACCACCATGTGGTCGGCAAGGAGGAGCTGCTGCGCCGCGCGGTCAGCCGCGCCCTGGACGGCCTCTTCGGGATCCTGGGGGAGGAGGGTGCCACCCGGGGGCGGGCGATCGCGCGCGTCGAGTACGTGACCCGCCGCACCGTCGAGGTGCTGATGGCCGAGCTGCCGTATGTGACGCTGCTGCTGCGGGTCAGGGGCAATACGCAGACCGAGCGCTGGGCGATGGAGCGGCGCAGGGAGTTCGACCAGCGCGTGGCCGATCTCCTCAAGGCCGCCGCCGCGGACGGCGATCTGCGCGCCGATATGGACATCAGACTGGCGACCCGGCTGCTCTTCGGGATGGTCAACTCCCTGGTGGAGTGGTACCGGCCGCAGGCGGCCGGCGGCTACGACCGCGAGCAGGTGGCCGACGCCGTGGTGCGGCTGGCCTTCGACGGGCTGCGTACGGCTCCGCAGAAGGCCTCCTAG
- a CDS encoding Lrp/AsnC family transcriptional regulator, translating into MEAEQMADGIGRDPETGYGEGYAGGTEPVAAARPLDSTDRDILRILRTDGRASIRSVADRVHVSRANAYARINRLIDDGVIRGFSARVDHERAGQGASAYITLKIVQNSWRTVREQLQELPGATHIALVSGDFDVLLLVHTPDNRTLRELVLTRIQAIPEVLSTRTLLVFEETDLTPGAAPPDRP; encoded by the coding sequence ATGGAAGCTGAACAAATGGCCGACGGCATCGGCAGGGACCCCGAGACCGGGTACGGCGAGGGGTACGCCGGCGGTACGGAGCCGGTCGCGGCGGCGCGTCCCCTGGACTCCACCGACCGGGACATCCTGCGCATCCTGCGGACGGACGGCCGCGCCTCGATACGGTCGGTGGCCGATCGCGTCCACGTCTCGCGCGCCAACGCCTACGCCCGGATCAACCGGCTGATCGACGACGGCGTGATCCGGGGCTTCAGCGCCAGGGTCGACCACGAACGGGCGGGCCAGGGCGCCTCCGCCTACATCACCCTGAAGATCGTCCAGAACTCCTGGCGCACGGTGCGCGAACAGCTCCAGGAGTTGCCGGGGGCCACGCACATCGCCCTGGTCAGCGGCGACTTCGACGTACTGCTGCTGGTGCACACCCCGGACAACCGGACCCTGCGCGAGCTGGTGCTCACCCGTATCCAGGCCATTCCGGAGGTGCTCTCCACCCGCACCCTGCTGGTGTTCGAGGAGACGGACCTGACCCCGGGCGCCGCGCCGCCGGACAGGCCCTGA
- a CDS encoding alpha-ketoacid dehydrogenase subunit beta, whose protein sequence is MTAVGTVPVAAEAAKPATMAQALRRAMRDAMAEDPSVHVLGEDVGTLGGVFRITDGLAAEFGDERCTDTPLAEAGILGAAVGMAMYGLRPVVEMQFDAFAYPSFEQLISHVAKMRNRTRGAMPLPITVRVPYGGGIGGVEHHSDSSEAYYMATPGLHVVTPATVDDAYGLLRAAIASDDPVIFLEPKRLYWSKAQWSQDAPTEVEPIGRAVVRRPGRSATLITYGPSVPVCLEAAEAAQEEGWDLEVVDLRSLVPFDDETVAASVRRTGRAVVVHESAGFGGPGGEIAARVTERCFHHLEAPVLRVAGFDIPYPPPMLERHHLPGVDRVLDAVARLQWETES, encoded by the coding sequence ATGACCGCCGTCGGGACCGTCCCCGTCGCGGCCGAGGCCGCCAAGCCCGCCACCATGGCGCAGGCCCTGCGGCGCGCGATGCGCGACGCGATGGCCGAGGACCCGTCGGTCCATGTCCTCGGAGAGGACGTCGGCACCCTCGGCGGTGTCTTCCGGATCACCGACGGGCTCGCGGCGGAGTTCGGGGACGAGCGCTGCACGGACACCCCGCTCGCCGAGGCTGGCATTCTGGGCGCGGCCGTCGGGATGGCGATGTACGGGCTGCGGCCCGTCGTGGAGATGCAGTTCGACGCCTTCGCCTATCCGTCGTTCGAGCAGCTCATCAGCCATGTGGCGAAGATGCGCAACCGCACGCGCGGCGCGATGCCCCTGCCGATCACCGTCCGGGTGCCGTACGGCGGCGGGATCGGTGGCGTCGAGCACCACAGCGACTCCTCCGAGGCGTACTACATGGCGACTCCGGGGCTCCATGTCGTCACGCCCGCGACGGTGGACGACGCCTACGGGCTGCTGCGCGCGGCGATCGCCTCGGACGATCCGGTGATCTTCCTGGAGCCGAAGCGGCTCTACTGGTCGAAGGCCCAGTGGTCGCAGGACGCGCCGACGGAGGTCGAGCCGATCGGCCGGGCCGTCGTGCGGCGGCCGGGGCGCAGCGCCACCCTGATCACGTACGGGCCGTCCGTGCCGGTCTGTCTGGAGGCGGCGGAGGCGGCCCAGGAGGAGGGCTGGGACCTGGAGGTCGTCGATCTGCGCTCCCTGGTGCCGTTCGACGACGAGACGGTGGCCGCGTCGGTCCGGCGGACGGGGCGCGCGGTCGTCGTCCACGAGTCCGCCGGCTTCGGCGGTCCCGGCGGCGAGATCGCCGCCCGGGTCACCGAGCGCTGCTTCCACCACCTGGAGGCGCCGGTCCTTCGCGTGGCCGGATTTGATATTCCGTATCCGCCGCCGATGCTGGAGAGGCACCATCTTCCGGGAGTGGACCGGGTGCTGGACGCGGTAGCGCGGCTCCAGTGGGAGACGGAGAGCTGA
- the paaA gene encoding 1,2-phenylacetyl-CoA epoxidase subunit PaaA has protein sequence MTAVTEGTAAEAAMDGRQAAFDAAVAADERIEPRDWMPDAYRATLVRQMAQHAHSEIIGMQPEANWIARAPSLRRKAILMAKVQDEAGHGLYLYSAAETLGTGRDELLDKLHSGRQKYSSIFNYPTLTWADVGAIGWLVDGAAITNQVPLCRCSYGPYARAMVRVCKEESFHQRQGYELLLALSRGTPAQHDMAQDAVDRWWWPSLMMFGPPDDESAHSAQSMTWKIKRHSNDELRQRFVDICVPQAEVLGLTLPDPDLRWNEERGRHDFGAIDWTEFREVLKGNGPCNEQRITQRRRAHEEGAWVREAAASYAAKHRPAPDAGSTRAGTEQDEATHDAAGHDGTTRMEATA, from the coding sequence ATGACGGCAGTGACCGAGGGGACGGCCGCGGAGGCGGCGATGGACGGACGGCAGGCGGCGTTCGACGCGGCCGTGGCGGCCGACGAGCGGATCGAGCCGCGCGACTGGATGCCGGACGCCTACCGCGCCACGCTGGTCCGCCAGATGGCCCAGCACGCCCACTCCGAGATCATCGGCATGCAGCCGGAGGCGAACTGGATCGCCCGCGCGCCGTCGCTGCGTCGCAAGGCGATCCTGATGGCCAAGGTGCAGGACGAGGCCGGGCACGGCCTGTACCTCTACAGCGCGGCGGAGACCCTGGGCACCGGCCGCGACGAGCTGCTCGACAAGCTCCACTCCGGCCGCCAGAAATACTCGTCGATCTTCAATTACCCCACGCTGACCTGGGCAGATGTCGGCGCGATCGGCTGGCTGGTGGACGGCGCCGCGATCACCAACCAGGTGCCGCTGTGCCGCTGCTCGTACGGCCCCTACGCCCGCGCGATGGTCCGCGTCTGCAAGGAGGAGTCCTTCCACCAGCGCCAGGGCTACGAGCTGCTGCTCGCCCTCAGCCGGGGGACGCCCGCCCAGCACGACATGGCGCAGGACGCGGTGGACCGTTGGTGGTGGCCGTCGCTGATGATGTTCGGCCCGCCGGACGACGAGTCGGCGCACTCCGCGCAGTCCATGACCTGGAAGATCAAGCGGCACTCCAACGACGAGCTGCGACAGCGCTTCGTCGACATCTGCGTCCCGCAGGCCGAGGTCCTCGGGCTGACGCTCCCTGACCCCGACCTGCGCTGGAACGAGGAGCGCGGGCGCCACGACTTCGGCGCGATCGACTGGACCGAGTTCCGCGAGGTCCTCAAGGGCAACGGGCCGTGCAACGAACAGCGGATCACCCAGCGCCGCCGGGCGCACGAAGAGGGAGCCTGGGTGAGGGAGGCGGCGGCCTCCTACGCGGCGAAGCACCGCCCGGCGCCGGACGCCGGGAGCACGCGCGCCGGGACCGAGCAGGACGAGGCAACGCACGACGCGGCAGGGCACGACGGGACCACGCGGATGGAGGCGACGGCATGA
- a CDS encoding DUF5819 family protein yields MDSNDDEAVKAGPARSGSGIAGLSLPYQIVAAVAFAVVGLLACVHVAMVFLHVAPSNTVTKNQGKTIDAWVYPEFEQNWKLFAPNPLQQNVAVQVRAEVESAGGATNTTGWIDLSAQDGEAIRNNPLPSHVDQNELRRGWDFFVGAHDSKNRPTGLRGRLSETYVRRIVMLRLESHDLSGPVKRIQVRSATAAVESPRWSQEKVDTRPSYRVYPWWTVSAEDLPAGVSNGRTEAGE; encoded by the coding sequence ATGGATTCGAACGACGACGAGGCTGTGAAGGCCGGACCAGCACGGTCCGGCTCGGGCATAGCCGGCCTCTCGCTCCCGTACCAGATCGTCGCGGCGGTGGCGTTCGCCGTCGTCGGACTGCTCGCCTGCGTCCACGTGGCCATGGTGTTTCTCCACGTCGCGCCGTCCAACACGGTCACCAAGAACCAGGGCAAGACCATCGACGCGTGGGTCTATCCCGAGTTCGAACAGAACTGGAAGCTCTTCGCGCCCAACCCGCTCCAGCAGAACGTCGCCGTCCAGGTGCGCGCCGAGGTCGAATCGGCCGGCGGCGCGACGAACACCACCGGCTGGATCGACCTCTCCGCGCAGGACGGCGAGGCGATCCGGAACAATCCGCTGCCCAGTCATGTCGACCAGAACGAGCTGCGGCGCGGCTGGGACTTCTTCGTCGGGGCGCACGACAGCAAGAACCGTCCCACCGGACTGCGCGGCCGGCTCTCCGAGACCTATGTCCGCCGCATCGTGATGCTGCGCCTGGAGAGCCATGACCTGAGCGGTCCCGTGAAGCGCATCCAGGTCAGGTCGGCCACCGCCGCCGTCGAGTCGCCGCGCTGGAGCCAGGAGAAGGTCGACACGCGCCCGTCCTACCGGGTCTATCCCTGGTGGACGGTGAGCGCCGAGGATCTTCCGGCGGGCGTGAGCAACGGCCGTACGGAGGCGGGGGAATGA
- a CDS encoding TrmH family RNA methyltransferase — protein MSSETPAEALEPVQYDEGFGTEIGVGPHSEPWPDDQRYDPELLAAGDRRNVADQYRYWTREAIVADLDTRRHDFHVAVENWGHDFNIGSVVRTANAFLAKEIHIVGRRRWNRRGAMVTDRYQHVRHHPDTEGLTAWAAAEGLPIIGIDNLPGAVPLERTELPRRCVLLFGQEGPGLTEEARAHASMVCSIAQFGSTRSINAGAAAAIAMHAWVQRYARIPEPPAR, from the coding sequence GTGAGCAGCGAGACACCGGCCGAGGCGCTGGAACCGGTCCAGTACGACGAAGGCTTCGGTACGGAGATCGGCGTCGGACCGCACAGCGAGCCCTGGCCCGACGACCAGCGGTACGACCCCGAGCTGCTGGCCGCCGGCGACCGGCGCAATGTCGCGGATCAGTACCGCTACTGGACGCGTGAGGCGATCGTCGCCGACCTCGACACCCGGCGCCACGACTTCCATGTGGCGGTGGAGAACTGGGGCCACGACTTCAACATCGGCTCGGTGGTCCGCACCGCCAACGCCTTCCTCGCCAAGGAGATCCACATCGTGGGCCGGCGGCGCTGGAACCGGCGCGGCGCCATGGTCACCGACCGGTACCAGCATGTGCGCCACCACCCGGACACCGAGGGGCTGACCGCCTGGGCGGCGGCGGAAGGGCTGCCGATCATCGGGATCGACAATCTGCCGGGGGCCGTACCGCTGGAGCGCACCGAGCTGCCGCGCCGCTGTGTGCTGCTGTTCGGGCAGGAGGGGCCGGGGCTGACCGAGGAGGCCCGCGCGCACGCCTCGATGGTGTGCTCGATCGCCCAGTTCGGCTCGACCCGCTCGATCAACGCGGGAGCGGCCGCGGCCATCGCGATGCACGCGTGGGTCCAGCGGTACGCGCGGATCCCGGAGCCGCCCGCCCGCTGA
- a CDS encoding HTTM domain-containing protein yields the protein MSERTSGPVNEQSGEQVGEQPGGQPGERVGERVGGRGDGQAGDEPGRNPAGRPVGKPGRRSTLEQRAAHALQRVTTIPFGRYQSAVVRIGFAGTWLLFLLRELPHRQELYGPDSPWGWDLAQQLIAKNGAFTALMWSDSTVWFEIVYAVAVVSSALLLIGWRTRTMSVFFMFGVLSLQNRSIFMGDGGDNVIHLMAIYLVLTRCGQVWSLDARRAARAGSDAAAAVRDRAGPVLWMLSGAFLLVGTVWDGALPELWLVFLFWGMWVAQGLWWAANRYAPDGETRSLLDIVANLVHNAGLVVIMAEVCLVYATAGWYKIQGSRWQDGTALYYPLHLDYFSPWPFLSDLLASNALMVLVLTYGTVLVQVAFPFTLFNRRVKNVLLVAMMLEHAGIAVLLGLPFFSLAMIAADAVFLPTNFLRWLGATVSRLCDRFFPRLRQADRAAPPAQRSDSPDQPRTLVG from the coding sequence ATGAGCGAGCGGACGAGCGGGCCGGTGAACGAGCAGTCGGGCGAGCAGGTGGGCGAGCAGCCCGGCGGGCAGCCGGGCGAACGGGTGGGCGAGCGGGTGGGTGGCCGGGGCGACGGGCAGGCGGGCGACGAGCCCGGCCGGAATCCGGCTGGCCGGCCGGTCGGTAAGCCGGGCAGGCGGTCCACTCTTGAGCAGCGCGCCGCCCACGCCCTCCAGCGCGTCACGACCATCCCCTTCGGCCGGTACCAGAGCGCCGTCGTACGGATCGGGTTCGCCGGTACCTGGCTGCTCTTCCTGCTGCGCGAACTGCCCCACCGCCAGGAGCTGTACGGGCCGGACTCCCCGTGGGGCTGGGACCTCGCCCAGCAGCTGATCGCGAAGAACGGCGCCTTCACCGCGCTGATGTGGTCGGACAGCACGGTCTGGTTCGAGATCGTCTACGCCGTCGCGGTGGTCTCCAGCGCGCTGCTGCTGATCGGCTGGCGGACCCGCACGATGTCCGTGTTCTTCATGTTCGGGGTGCTGTCGCTCCAGAACCGCTCGATCTTCATGGGCGACGGCGGCGACAACGTCATCCATCTGATGGCGATCTATCTGGTGCTCACCCGCTGCGGACAGGTCTGGTCGCTGGACGCGCGCCGCGCGGCGCGCGCCGGATCGGACGCCGCCGCTGCCGTACGCGACCGGGCCGGGCCCGTCCTGTGGATGCTGTCCGGAGCGTTCCTCCTGGTCGGCACGGTGTGGGACGGGGCCCTTCCGGAGCTGTGGCTGGTGTTCCTGTTCTGGGGGATGTGGGTCGCGCAGGGGCTGTGGTGGGCGGCCAACCGGTACGCGCCCGACGGCGAGACGCGCTCTCTCCTCGACATCGTCGCCAACCTCGTCCACAACGCGGGACTCGTCGTCATCATGGCGGAGGTCTGCCTCGTGTACGCCACCGCGGGCTGGTACAAGATCCAGGGTTCGCGCTGGCAGGACGGCACCGCCCTGTACTACCCGCTCCATCTGGACTACTTCTCGCCGTGGCCGTTCCTCTCCGACCTCCTCGCGTCCAACGCCCTGATGGTGCTGGTGCTGACCTACGGCACGGTCCTCGTGCAGGTCGCCTTCCCCTTCACCCTCTTCAACCGGCGCGTCAAGAACGTGCTGCTGGTCGCGATGATGCTGGAGCACGCGGGGATCGCGGTCCTGCTCGGGCTGCCGTTCTTCTCGCTCGCGATGATCGCGGCCGACGCCGTGTTCCTGCCGACGAACTTCCTGCGCTGGCTCGGCGCCACCGTCTCCCGGCTGTGCGACCGCTTCTTCCCGCGCCTGCGGCAGGCCGACCGGGCCGCCCCGCCCGCGCAGCGGAGCGACAGCCCTGATCAGCCACGTACTCTCGTGGGGTGA
- the pdhA gene encoding pyruvate dehydrogenase (acetyl-transferring) E1 component subunit alpha, producing MKKSSTSVQELPAAAAYRPTPPPAWRPRTDPAPLLPDPEPYRVLGTDAAAGAEPALLLRLYTELVRGRRYNTQATALTKQGRLAVYPSSTGQEACEVAAALVLRAEDWLFPSYRDTLAAVARGLDPVQALTLLRGDWHTGYDPYEHRVAPLSTPLATQLPHAVGLAHAARLKGDDVVALALVGDGGTSEGDFHEALNFAAVWRAPVVFLVQNNGFAISVPLAKQSAAPSLAHKAVGYGMPGRLVDGNDAVAVHTVLGEAMARARRGEGPTLVEAVTYRVDSHTNADDATRYRDAEEVETWRAHDPIRLLEHELTRRGLLDEAGIAEAAEAAERMAARLRDRMNAEPALDPADLFAHVYAERTPQLREQEALLRAELDASAGEGAGEAR from the coding sequence GTGAAGAAAAGCAGTACGTCCGTCCAGGAGTTGCCCGCCGCCGCGGCCTACCGGCCCACCCCGCCCCCGGCGTGGCGGCCGCGCACCGATCCCGCACCGCTGCTCCCCGACCCCGAGCCGTACCGGGTGCTGGGGACGGACGCCGCTGCGGGCGCGGAGCCCGCGCTGCTGCTGCGGCTCTACACCGAGCTGGTCCGCGGCCGCAGGTACAACACGCAGGCCACGGCGCTCACCAAGCAGGGCAGGCTCGCGGTCTATCCGTCGAGCACGGGCCAGGAGGCGTGCGAGGTAGCCGCCGCGCTGGTGCTGCGCGCGGAGGACTGGCTCTTCCCCAGCTACCGCGACACCCTCGCGGCCGTGGCGCGCGGACTCGACCCCGTACAGGCGCTGACGCTGCTGCGCGGCGACTGGCACACGGGCTACGACCCCTACGAGCACCGCGTCGCACCGCTGTCCACCCCGCTCGCCACCCAGCTGCCGCACGCGGTCGGTCTGGCGCACGCGGCCCGGCTCAAGGGCGACGACGTGGTGGCGCTCGCGCTGGTCGGCGACGGAGGCACCAGCGAGGGCGACTTCCACGAGGCGCTCAACTTCGCCGCCGTCTGGCGCGCTCCCGTCGTCTTCCTCGTACAGAACAACGGCTTCGCCATCTCGGTGCCGCTCGCCAAGCAGAGCGCGGCGCCCTCCCTGGCCCACAAGGCCGTCGGGTACGGCATGCCGGGCCGGCTGGTCGACGGGAACGACGCGGTGGCGGTGCACACGGTGCTCGGGGAGGCCATGGCGCGCGCGAGGCGTGGCGAGGGGCCGACGCTGGTCGAGGCCGTCACCTACCGCGTCGACTCCCACACGAACGCCGACGACGCCACGCGCTACCGGGACGCCGAGGAGGTCGAGACCTGGCGGGCGCACGACCCGATCCGGTTGCTGGAGCACGAGCTGACGCGGCGCGGGCTGCTCGACGAGGCGGGCATCGCGGAGGCCGCCGAGGCGGCCGAGAGGATGGCCGCGCGGCTGCGCGACCGGATGAACGCCGAGCCGGCGCTCGACCCGGCGGACCTCTTCGCCCATGTCTACGCGGAGCGGACGCCCCAGCTGCGCGAGCAGGAGGCCCTGCTGCGCGCGGAGCTGGACGCCTCCGCCGGGGAAGGGGCCGGTGAGGCGCGATGA
- the paaN gene encoding phenylacetic acid degradation protein PaaN yields the protein MAAQLSPQQLADKHRPTLDQALDAIRTRAYWSPHPEHPKAYGESAAADGLAAFQALRGTRFELDQPGTDGWTGGEISPYGPALDVEYPHADPDVLLPALRAGMGAWREAGPEARALVCLEILARISARTHEFAHAVMHTSGQAFLMALQAGGPHAQDRGLEAVAYAYQEQTRTPAAADWSKPQGKRDPLELRKTFTAVPRGIALLIGCNTFPTWNGYPGLFASLAAGNPVLVKPHPRAVLPLALTVRVAREVLAEAGFDPNLVALAVERPGEGIAKSLAVRPEIRIIDYTGSTAFGDWLETHARQAQVYTEKAGVNTVVIDSTGDYKGMLANLAFSLSLYSGQMCTTPQNLLIPRDGIATDAGHKSYDEVVADLAASVSGLLGDDARANAVLGALVNPEVKARLDAAAGLGDLALASREITHPDFPDAVVRTPALVKADGARKTWEGPEEPGYLSECFGPVSFAVAVDSTADALDLLRYTVCHRGAMTVGAYTTSPETERAVEDVCLEESAQLSLNLTGGVYVNQTAAFSDFHGSGGNPAANAALCDAAFVANRFRVVEVRRQG from the coding sequence ATGGCCGCCCAGCTCAGCCCCCAGCAGCTCGCCGATAAGCACCGGCCCACGCTCGATCAGGCCCTCGACGCGATCCGCACCCGCGCGTACTGGTCTCCCCATCCCGAACACCCCAAGGCGTACGGCGAGAGTGCCGCCGCCGACGGGCTCGCCGCCTTCCAGGCCCTGCGCGGCACCCGCTTCGAGCTGGACCAGCCGGGCACGGACGGCTGGACGGGCGGGGAGATCTCGCCCTACGGCCCCGCGCTCGACGTGGAGTATCCGCACGCGGACCCGGACGTCCTGCTGCCCGCACTGCGCGCGGGCATGGGCGCGTGGCGCGAGGCGGGCCCCGAAGCGCGCGCGCTGGTCTGTCTGGAGATCCTGGCGCGGATCAGCGCGCGGACGCACGAGTTCGCACACGCGGTGATGCACACCAGCGGGCAGGCGTTCCTGATGGCGCTCCAGGCGGGCGGGCCGCACGCCCAGGACCGCGGTCTGGAGGCCGTGGCGTACGCGTACCAGGAGCAGACCCGTACGCCCGCCGCCGCCGACTGGTCGAAGCCGCAGGGCAAGCGCGACCCTCTTGAGCTGCGCAAGACGTTCACCGCCGTGCCGCGCGGCATCGCGCTGCTGATCGGCTGCAACACCTTCCCGACGTGGAACGGCTACCCGGGCCTGTTCGCGTCCCTGGCCGCGGGCAACCCCGTGCTGGTCAAGCCGCACCCGCGCGCGGTCCTGCCGCTCGCGCTGACGGTGCGGGTCGCCCGCGAGGTGCTCGCGGAGGCCGGCTTCGACCCGAATCTGGTCGCGCTGGCCGTGGAGCGCCCCGGTGAGGGCATCGCCAAGTCCCTGGCAGTCCGGCCCGAGATCCGGATCATCGACTACACCGGATCGACCGCCTTCGGGGACTGGCTGGAGACCCACGCCCGCCAGGCGCAGGTCTACACGGAGAAGGCCGGCGTCAACACCGTCGTCATCGACTCCACCGGCGACTACAAGGGAATGCTCGCCAATCTCGCCTTCTCGCTGTCGCTGTACAGCGGCCAGATGTGCACCACCCCGCAGAATCTGCTGATCCCCCGGGACGGCATCGCGACGGACGCGGGCCACAAGTCGTACGACGAGGTGGTCGCCGATCTCGCGGCCTCGGTGTCGGGCCTGCTGGGCGACGACGCGCGGGCCAACGCCGTGCTCGGCGCGCTGGTCAACCCGGAGGTGAAGGCCCGCCTGGACGCGGCGGCCGGGCTCGGGGACCTCGCGCTGGCCTCGCGCGAGATCACCCACCCGGACTTCCCGGACGCCGTGGTCCGTACGCCCGCGCTCGTGAAGGCCGACGGCGCCCGTAAGACCTGGGAGGGGCCGGAGGAGCCCGGCTATCTCTCCGAGTGCTTCGGACCGGTGTCCTTCGCTGTCGCCGTGGACTCGACGGCGGACGCGCTGGATCTGCTGCGGTACACCGTGTGCCACCGGGGCGCGATGACGGTCGGCGCCTACACGACCTCGCCGGAGACCGAGCGCGCCGTCGAGGACGTCTGCCTGGAGGAGTCCGCGCAGCTCTCGCTCAACCTCACGGGAGGGGTGTACGTGAACCAGACGGCGGCCTTCTCGGACTTCCACGGCTCCGGCGGCAACCCCGCGGCGAACGCGGCGCTGTGCGACGCGGCGTTCGTGGCCAACCGCTTCCGTGTGGTGGAGGTCCGGCGCCAGGGCTGA